In a genomic window of Scyliorhinus torazame isolate Kashiwa2021f chromosome 5, sScyTor2.1, whole genome shotgun sequence:
- the LOC140420951 gene encoding terminal nucleotidyltransferase 5C-like isoform X2: protein MGESLDCRFNNLNWEQIQSLDQVLTEVIPIHGRGNFPTLEIKPKDIIHVVKDRLEENGIMVHDIRLNGSTASHILVKQNGTSYKDLDIIFRVELPGEEEFQVVKGVVLDCLLDFLPQGVNKEKITGLTLKEVYVQKMVKVANDYDRWSLISLSNNSGKNVELKFVNSLRRQFEFSVDSFQIILDSLLPLFCCEEDEMTKETHPAVIAESMYGNFEEAMDHLRYKLIATRNPEEIRGGGLLKYSNLLVREFKPASDSEIKSLERYMCSRFFIDFPDVSEQQRKIESYLRNHFIGEEKSKYDYLMTVRQVVNESTVCLMGHERRQTLNMITLLALRVLGEQNIIPNAANVTCYYQPAPYVSDRSFSNYYISHGQPHLVYQPYPLHINMQTGLV from the coding sequence ATGGGTGAGAGTCTCGACTGCAGGTTCAACAACCTTAACTGGGAACAGATTCAGAGCTTGGATCAAGTCTTAACAGAAGTGATACCTATTCATGGAAGAGGCAACTTCCCCACATTGGAAATAAAGCCAAAAGACATAATTCATGTTGTGAAGGATCGCCTGGAAGAGAATGGGATTATGGTCCATGACATTCGTCTGAATGGCTCAACAGCAAGCCACATTCTTGTGAAGCAAAATGGAACAAGCTACAAAGACCTTGACATTATCTTTAGAGTAGAGTTGCCTGGAGAGGAAGAGTTCCAGGTGGTAAAAGGGGTGGTATTGGATTGTCTTCTAGACTTTCTACCACAAGGTGTGAATAAAGAAAAGATCACAGGGCTCACATTGAAAGAAGTCTATGTTCAGAAAATGGTTAAAGTTGCTAATGATTATGATCGGTGGAGTCTCATCTCCTTGTCTAATAACAGTGGGAAAAATGTTGAGCTAAAGTTTGTTAATTCATTACGGCGGCAGTTTGAATTTAGCGTAGACTCTTTCCAAATAATTCTGGACTCACTGTTACCTCTTTTCTGCTGTGAAGAGGATGAAATGACAAAGGAGACCCATCCAGCTGTCATAGCAGAGAGCATGTATGGAAACTTTGAAGAAGCAATGGATCATCTGAGGTACAAACTGATTGCCACAAGAAACCCTGAAGAGATCCGAGGTGGTGGCTTGCTTAAATACAGCAATCTCTTGGTTCGAGAATTTAAACCAGCATCTGATTCAGAAATCAAAAGCTTAGAGCGCTACATGTGCTCAAGGTTTTTCATTGACTTCCCCGATGTGTCTGAGCAGCAAAGGAAGATCGAATCCTATTTACGGAACCATTTCATTGGCGAAGAGAAAAGCAAGTATGATTACTTGATGACAGTGCGCCAAGTTGTGAACGAGAGCACAGTCTGTTTGATGGGACACGAGAGAAGGCAGACTTTGAATATGATCACCCTTTTGGCTCTGAGAGTACTAGGTGAACAGAATATTATTCCAAACGCTGCCAATGTCACCTGCTACTATCAACCTGCCCCTTATGTCAGTGACCGCAGCTTTAGCAATTACTACATATCACACGGACAGCCGCACCTTGTGTATCAGCCCTATCCGCTACACATCAATATGCAGACTGGCCTGGTGTAG
- the LOC140420951 gene encoding terminal nucleotidyltransferase 5C-like isoform X1, with protein sequence MKIQAESTSRQYKDLPVCIMGESLDCRFNNLNWEQIQSLDQVLTEVIPIHGRGNFPTLEIKPKDIIHVVKDRLEENGIMVHDIRLNGSTASHILVKQNGTSYKDLDIIFRVELPGEEEFQVVKGVVLDCLLDFLPQGVNKEKITGLTLKEVYVQKMVKVANDYDRWSLISLSNNSGKNVELKFVNSLRRQFEFSVDSFQIILDSLLPLFCCEEDEMTKETHPAVIAESMYGNFEEAMDHLRYKLIATRNPEEIRGGGLLKYSNLLVREFKPASDSEIKSLERYMCSRFFIDFPDVSEQQRKIESYLRNHFIGEEKSKYDYLMTVRQVVNESTVCLMGHERRQTLNMITLLALRVLGEQNIIPNAANVTCYYQPAPYVSDRSFSNYYISHGQPHLVYQPYPLHINMQTGLV encoded by the exons ATGAAAATACAAGCAGAGAGCACAAGCAGGCAGT ATAAAGACTTGCCAGTCTGCATCATGGGTGAGAGTCTCGACTGCAGGTTCAACAACCTTAACTGGGAACAGATTCAGAGCTTGGATCAAGTCTTAACAGAAGTGATACCTATTCATGGAAGAGGCAACTTCCCCACATTGGAAATAAAGCCAAAAGACATAATTCATGTTGTGAAGGATCGCCTGGAAGAGAATGGGATTATGGTCCATGACATTCGTCTGAATGGCTCAACAGCAAGCCACATTCTTGTGAAGCAAAATGGAACAAGCTACAAAGACCTTGACATTATCTTTAGAGTAGAGTTGCCTGGAGAGGAAGAGTTCCAGGTGGTAAAAGGGGTGGTATTGGATTGTCTTCTAGACTTTCTACCACAAGGTGTGAATAAAGAAAAGATCACAGGGCTCACATTGAAAGAAGTCTATGTTCAGAAAATGGTTAAAGTTGCTAATGATTATGATCGGTGGAGTCTCATCTCCTTGTCTAATAACAGTGGGAAAAATGTTGAGCTAAAGTTTGTTAATTCATTACGGCGGCAGTTTGAATTTAGCGTAGACTCTTTCCAAATAATTCTGGACTCACTGTTACCTCTTTTCTGCTGTGAAGAGGATGAAATGACAAAGGAGACCCATCCAGCTGTCATAGCAGAGAGCATGTATGGAAACTTTGAAGAAGCAATGGATCATCTGAGGTACAAACTGATTGCCACAAGAAACCCTGAAGAGATCCGAGGTGGTGGCTTGCTTAAATACAGCAATCTCTTGGTTCGAGAATTTAAACCAGCATCTGATTCAGAAATCAAAAGCTTAGAGCGCTACATGTGCTCAAGGTTTTTCATTGACTTCCCCGATGTGTCTGAGCAGCAAAGGAAGATCGAATCCTATTTACGGAACCATTTCATTGGCGAAGAGAAAAGCAAGTATGATTACTTGATGACAGTGCGCCAAGTTGTGAACGAGAGCACAGTCTGTTTGATGGGACACGAGAGAAGGCAGACTTTGAATATGATCACCCTTTTGGCTCTGAGAGTACTAGGTGAACAGAATATTATTCCAAACGCTGCCAATGTCACCTGCTACTATCAACCTGCCCCTTATGTCAGTGACCGCAGCTTTAGCAATTACTACATATCACACGGACAGCCGCACCTTGTGTATCAGCCCTATCCGCTACACATCAATATGCAGACTGGCCTGGTGTAG